A single Solidesulfovibrio sp. DNA region contains:
- a CDS encoding class I SAM-dependent methyltransferase, with amino-acid sequence MDVTVGRGTIGYRDGAEGYLLKFFTENSVDEYELFPKDAPWAIRYHLTPRRKTLLSWLDFGSSGRILELGAGCGALTAHLVTLPHTVTAVEGSPERAAVIAARCRKANNLEIVAANAVGLPYEGAFDTVTLVGVLEYAAAFVPGPRPHERLLAEARRYMQDDGCLILAIENRLGHKYLAGLPEDHTGRPYHGINGYPGPGGARTFDRPTLEALLVRAGFTARRWYFPSPDYKTPDSIVAERALSQEGFQVLPLLEVPSVDPGGAAVAAFNERAFLRPMLAAGAAGPVMNSFLVLAATRPDAPMLAANADTLAVAVNADACPPRLQTMTRFVATDTGVAVQRRNLHGLPPAVFASGRQHVKAREAYHLGYASFLEAILDAVEDGDPAGAARTLTAWMEFLASRSRPARPGGPEGFYAFCRERLGRALYAAAADGRWLPGSLLDAHPGNVLRHPATGDIRVIDLEWQLGCDIPLALLLDRGINLVGQKLAPLRPYLDLPEGGGLPAAMAALLSRHPLTRLSDVASLDAFTQWLFAAVTNGNLDHRQGAARP; translated from the coding sequence ATGGACGTGACCGTCGGGCGGGGGACGATTGGCTACCGGGACGGGGCGGAAGGCTATCTGCTCAAATTTTTTACGGAAAATAGCGTCGATGAGTACGAGTTGTTCCCGAAGGACGCGCCCTGGGCCATCCGCTACCACCTGACCCCGCGCCGCAAGACCCTGCTCTCCTGGCTCGATTTCGGATCGAGCGGCCGCATCCTCGAACTCGGCGCCGGCTGCGGCGCCCTGACCGCCCACCTCGTCACGCTGCCCCACACGGTCACGGCCGTGGAGGGCTCGCCCGAGCGGGCCGCCGTCATCGCCGCCCGCTGCCGGAAGGCGAACAACCTGGAGATCGTGGCCGCCAACGCCGTGGGCCTGCCCTACGAGGGCGCCTTCGACACGGTGACGCTTGTCGGCGTGCTGGAATACGCCGCCGCCTTCGTCCCCGGCCCAAGGCCCCACGAACGGCTCCTGGCCGAGGCCCGGCGCTACATGCAGGACGACGGCTGCCTGATCCTGGCCATCGAGAACCGCCTGGGCCACAAATACCTGGCCGGCCTGCCCGAGGACCACACCGGCCGGCCCTACCACGGCATCAACGGCTATCCCGGCCCCGGCGGCGCCCGCACCTTCGACCGGCCGACGCTGGAAGCGCTGCTGGTCCGGGCCGGATTTACGGCCAGGCGCTGGTATTTCCCCTCGCCGGACTACAAGACGCCGGACAGCATCGTTGCCGAACGGGCCCTGTCGCAGGAGGGCTTCCAGGTCCTGCCGCTGCTGGAGGTGCCGAGCGTCGACCCCGGCGGCGCGGCCGTTGCCGCCTTCAACGAGCGGGCCTTCCTGCGCCCGATGCTTGCCGCCGGCGCGGCCGGCCCGGTCATGAATTCCTTCCTGGTCCTGGCCGCGACGCGCCCGGACGCGCCCATGCTCGCCGCCAACGCCGACACCCTGGCCGTGGCCGTCAACGCCGACGCCTGCCCGCCGCGCCTGCAGACCATGACCCGGTTCGTGGCCACGGACACGGGGGTGGCGGTGCAACGGCGCAACCTCCACGGCCTGCCGCCGGCGGTCTTCGCCTCGGGCCGGCAGCACGTCAAGGCGCGCGAAGCCTATCACCTGGGCTACGCGAGTTTCCTCGAAGCCATCCTCGACGCGGTGGAGGACGGCGACCCGGCCGGCGCGGCCCGGACGCTGACGGCCTGGATGGAGTTCCTGGCCAGCCGGTCCAGGCCGGCCAGGCCCGGCGGCCCGGAGGGGTTTTACGCCTTCTGCCGGGAACGGCTGGGACGTGCCCTCTACGCGGCGGCGGCCGACGGCCGCTGGTTGCCGGGCAGCCTCCTGGACGCCCATCCGGGCAACGTGCTGCGCCATCCGGCCACGGGCGACATCCGGGTCATCGACCTGGAATGGCAGCTTGGCTGCGACATTCCCCTGGCCCTGCTGCTGGACCGGGGCATCAACCTCGTGGGGCAAAAGCTCGCCCCCCTGCGCCCCTACCTGGACCTGCCCGAGGGCGGCGGCCTGCCGGCGGCCATGGCCGCCCTCCTCTCCCGGCATCCGCTGACCCGGCTCTCGGATGTCGCCTCCCTGGACGCCTTCACCCAATGGCTGTTCGCCGCCGTCACCAACGGCAACCTGGACCACCGCCAGGGCGCCGCCCGGCCCTGA
- a CDS encoding DUF599 domain-containing protein: protein METVSPHVLDLFCLFASIVMFTVYNVFIWQKLKSDPIYTIQGATDLARRAWVVTVMEEHDALLAVQTLRNSTMAATFMASTAVLLSVGVLSLTGQAENLSNTWHSLNILGSTQQSTLALKLLVLLLNLFIAFFSFSSSIRLFNHVGFMINAPASEENAASSMTFVAMQLNRAASHFHFGMRAFYFLVPLVLWIFGPLLLLAGTMVMIGVVYYLDRAPEMRNDILKPFCTFLPEERPADDTPDI from the coding sequence ATGGAAACGGTTTCCCCGCATGTGCTGGATTTGTTCTGTCTGTTTGCATCGATCGTCATGTTCACGGTCTACAATGTCTTTATCTGGCAAAAGCTGAAGTCGGATCCCATTTACACCATACAAGGGGCCACGGACCTCGCCCGCCGGGCCTGGGTCGTCACCGTCATGGAGGAGCATGACGCCCTGCTGGCCGTGCAGACGCTGCGCAATTCCACAATGGCGGCGACCTTCATGGCCTCGACGGCCGTGCTGCTGTCCGTGGGCGTGCTCTCGCTGACCGGGCAAGCGGAAAACCTCTCGAACACCTGGCATTCGCTCAATATTTTGGGATCGACCCAGCAAAGCACCCTGGCCCTCAAGCTTTTGGTGCTGCTGCTTAACCTCTTTATCGCCTTTTTCAGTTTCTCGTCTTCCATCAGGCTGTTCAATCATGTGGGCTTCATGATCAACGCGCCGGCCAGCGAGGAGAACGCGGCCTCCTCCATGACCTTCGTGGCCATGCAACTCAACCGGGCGGCCAGCCACTTCCATTTCGGCATGCGCGCCTTCTACTTCCTCGTGCCCCTGGTGCTGTGGATATTCGGCCCCTTGCTCCTGCTGGCCGGGACCATGGTCATGATCGGTGTCGTGTACTACCTCGACCGGGCCCCCGAGATGCGAAACGACATCCTCAAGCCCTTTTGCACCTTCCTGCCCGAAGAACGGCCGGCCGACGATACGCCGGACATTTAG
- a CDS encoding pyridoxal phosphate-dependent aminotransferase, with protein sequence MSSSAAPPFARRAHNIKISATKLMPMLAAGVGDCASLGQGVPSFATPAHVVEAVCRALRDSPAAGKYSLQPGMPELRWAVADRLAAEKGLAANPETEVAITVGGMEALLCAVLCLCERGDEVLVPEPFYPSHVEQVLLAEGVPVLVPLRRDDWSLDPEAVAAAVGPRTKAIIINSPHNPTGAVFAEKDLLAVAEIALRHDLCVICDDTYDALSYDAPAFSLASLPELRPRLVAVGSFSKRYALTGWRVGFAFAPEPIMAQMLKVHDCTAICAPTPAQIAALASLTGPQGIYDGFLASLSARRRLLTRRLDAMAPAMGYNHPGGAFYVMARYDLPLSPMHVATRLIREAQVVTIPGDSFGPGGAASLRLSYGGDEADIETACDRLGAWLAAQRAKR encoded by the coding sequence GTGTCTTCCTCCGCTGCCCCGCCTTTTGCCAGGCGCGCCCACAACATCAAGATCTCGGCCACCAAGCTCATGCCCATGCTGGCCGCCGGCGTCGGGGACTGCGCCTCCCTGGGCCAGGGCGTGCCCTCGTTCGCCACGCCCGCCCACGTGGTCGAGGCCGTTTGCCGGGCCCTTCGCGACTCGCCGGCCGCCGGCAAGTATTCGTTGCAGCCCGGCATGCCGGAACTGCGCTGGGCCGTGGCCGACCGGCTGGCCGCCGAAAAGGGGCTCGCGGCCAATCCCGAAACCGAGGTCGCCATCACCGTGGGCGGCATGGAGGCGCTTCTGTGCGCCGTCCTGTGCCTGTGCGAGCGCGGCGACGAAGTCCTCGTGCCCGAGCCCTTCTACCCCTCCCACGTGGAGCAGGTACTGCTGGCCGAGGGCGTGCCGGTCCTGGTGCCCCTGCGCCGCGACGACTGGAGCCTCGACCCCGAGGCCGTGGCCGCCGCCGTCGGCCCGCGCACCAAGGCCATCATCATCAATTCGCCCCACAACCCGACCGGGGCCGTCTTCGCCGAAAAGGACCTGCTGGCCGTGGCCGAGATCGCGCTGCGCCACGACCTGTGCGTGATCTGCGACGATACCTACGACGCGCTGTCCTACGACGCGCCGGCCTTTTCCCTGGCCAGCCTGCCCGAACTGCGGCCGCGCCTGGTGGCCGTGGGCAGCTTTTCCAAGCGCTACGCCCTGACCGGCTGGCGCGTGGGCTTCGCCTTCGCGCCCGAGCCCATCATGGCGCAGATGCTCAAGGTCCACGACTGCACGGCGATTTGCGCCCCCACCCCGGCCCAGATCGCCGCCCTGGCCTCGCTGACCGGCCCGCAGGGCATCTACGACGGCTTCCTGGCCAGCCTTTCGGCCCGGCGCCGGCTCCTGACCAGGCGCCTGGACGCCATGGCCCCGGCCATGGGCTACAACCACCCCGGCGGCGCCTTTTACGTCATGGCCCGCTACGACCTGCCGCTGTCCCCGATGCACGTGGCCACGCGGCTGATCCGCGAGGCGCAGGTCGTCACCATTCCGGGCGACAGCTTCGGCCCGGGGGGCGCAGCCAGCCTGCGCCTGTCCTACGGCGGCGACGAGGCCGACATCGAAACCGCCTGCGACCGCCTGGGGGCGTGGCTGGCGGCGCAACGGGCCAAGCGGTAG
- a CDS encoding glutaredoxin domain-containing protein, whose product MPAKAALTAFVAALALCAVLLAPVAECPAAGPKVEIFVTSWCPYCTKAKAYFEGKGIAYTAYDIEKDAAARMRYQKYGQRGVPLVVIGETVIPGYSVADFEKALTGGATAAAQPKMLYNKP is encoded by the coding sequence ATGCCCGCCAAAGCCGCCTTGACCGCCTTCGTCGCCGCCCTGGCCCTGTGCGCCGTCCTGCTCGCCCCTGTCGCCGAGTGCCCGGCCGCCGGCCCGAAAGTGGAAATCTTCGTCACCAGTTGGTGCCCCTACTGCACCAAGGCCAAGGCCTATTTCGAGGGCAAGGGCATCGCCTACACCGCCTACGACATCGAAAAGGACGCCGCCGCCCGGATGCGCTACCAGAAGTACGGCCAGCGCGGCGTGCCCCTGGTGGTCATCGGCGAAACGGTCATCCCCGGCTATTCCGTGGCCGATTTCGAAAAGGCCCTGACCGGCGGCGCCACGGCCGCGGCCCAGCCCAAGATGCTCTACAACAAGCCCTAG
- a CDS encoding metal-dependent hydrolase, with product MPGFKTHMAGAAAVTGGGLGAAGWLGLYQPNFETMVCLVLFSILGGLFPDVDTDSKGRRFFYGAALVVDAFLIFREQYRYAAALGFCALLPAIGSHRGWTHSWWAALLIPSSVLLAPMLLLGLPWKPFLPYYLATVLGYFSHLLLDRKF from the coding sequence ATGCCGGGTTTCAAGACGCACATGGCCGGCGCGGCGGCGGTGACCGGTGGAGGCCTTGGCGCGGCGGGCTGGCTTGGCCTTTACCAGCCGAACTTCGAGACCATGGTCTGCCTGGTGCTGTTTTCCATCCTGGGCGGGCTGTTTCCGGACGTGGACACCGATTCCAAGGGGCGCCGTTTTTTTTACGGCGCGGCCCTGGTCGTGGACGCCTTCCTGATTTTCCGGGAACAATACCGCTACGCGGCGGCGCTGGGGTTTTGCGCCCTGCTGCCGGCCATCGGCTCCCACCGGGGCTGGACCCATTCATGGTGGGCGGCGCTTTTGATCCCCAGTTCGGTGCTGCTGGCGCCCATGCTGCTTCTGGGCCTGCCGTGGAAGCCCTTCCTGCCGTATTACCTGGCCACGGTGCTGGGCTATTTCTCCCACCTGCTGCTCGACCGCAAATTCTAG
- a CDS encoding transporter substrate-binding domain-containing protein, producing MLTLYVFDRPPYYRLRDGHPAGGFLLDLSLAVLDRSAVPYAVRELPAPRVTDTFEKQDVAACATGWFMTPQRQAFARFSAPLYQDKPLVAAMGATGACPDKTTLDRLLVEKHRWGLRRGFSYGQDFDAKLAALPDGRVHRFTESASMLELVAKGRLDAVLIEPEEFSWLVGQHPEYAARLRTCALSDVRPGNSRHIMCDAAVSPAILARIDAAIGEFVGEPAQKARRLLALRH from the coding sequence TTGCTGACCCTGTACGTGTTCGACCGGCCGCCCTATTACCGCCTGCGCGACGGACACCCGGCCGGCGGTTTCCTCCTCGACCTGAGCCTGGCCGTCCTGGACCGGTCGGCCGTTCCCTACGCCGTGCGCGAGCTGCCCGCCCCCCGCGTGACCGATACCTTCGAGAAACAGGACGTGGCCGCCTGCGCCACGGGCTGGTTCATGACCCCCCAACGCCAGGCGTTCGCCCGTTTCAGCGCCCCCCTCTACCAGGACAAGCCCCTGGTGGCGGCCATGGGCGCGACCGGCGCCTGCCCGGACAAGACGACCCTGGACCGGCTGCTCGTCGAGAAGCATCGCTGGGGCTTGCGGCGCGGATTCTCCTATGGGCAGGACTTCGACGCGAAACTGGCCGCCCTGCCCGATGGCCGCGTCCACCGCTTCACCGAGTCCGCCTCCATGCTGGAGCTGGTGGCCAAGGGCCGCCTGGACGCCGTGCTTATCGAACCCGAGGAATTCTCCTGGCTTGTGGGCCAACACCCCGAGTATGCCGCCAGGCTGCGCACCTGCGCCCTCAGCGACGTCCGGCCGGGCAATAGCCGCCACATCATGTGCGACGCGGCCGTTTCGCCGGCAATCCTGGCCCGCATCGACGCGGCCATCGGGGAGTTCGTCGGCGAGCCCGCCCAGAAGGCCCGGCGGTTGCTGGCCCTGCGCCACTAA
- a CDS encoding chemotaxis protein, translating into MSNTNILLESGTNELEIVEFYLEEPTRSGKTYIGYYGVNVAKVLEIIRLPKVTEMPQTPHPCVLGTFNLRDKVVPLVDLGIWLGKDRSECASDKVVVTEFNRVVSAFRVSGVTRIHRLSWERIEPPSIQVQRYSGNSITGVVQLDTRVVFILDMEKIVAELNPSLALKELDEEVFIEAQKELPDKDMIFKALIADDSTTIRRMIGSSLEKAGFEVTRTINGRIAWDQLMEWKEAAAKEGKPITDFVHILVSDIEMPAMDGHSLTRKVKEDPVLRQLPVILFSSLITDSLRHKGEAVGADDQISKPEMLQLAERARALAWERLAAAV; encoded by the coding sequence ATGAGCAACACGAACATCCTCCTCGAATCCGGCACCAACGAACTGGAAATCGTCGAGTTCTATCTGGAGGAGCCCACGCGCTCCGGCAAGACCTACATCGGCTACTACGGGGTCAACGTAGCCAAGGTCCTGGAGATCATCCGCCTGCCCAAGGTCACGGAGATGCCGCAGACGCCGCATCCCTGCGTCCTTGGCACGTTCAATCTGCGCGACAAGGTGGTGCCCCTGGTCGACCTGGGCATCTGGCTCGGCAAGGACCGGTCGGAATGCGCCTCGGACAAGGTGGTGGTGACGGAATTCAACCGGGTGGTCAGCGCCTTTCGCGTCTCGGGCGTCACCCGCATCCATCGCCTCAGCTGGGAGCGCATCGAGCCACCGAGCATCCAGGTCCAGCGCTATTCCGGCAACTCCATCACGGGCGTGGTCCAGCTCGACACCCGGGTGGTGTTCATCCTCGACATGGAAAAGATCGTGGCCGAGCTCAACCCCAGCCTGGCGCTGAAGGAGCTCGACGAAGAGGTCTTCATCGAGGCCCAGAAGGAGCTGCCCGACAAGGACATGATCTTCAAGGCCCTCATCGCCGACGACTCCACCACCATCCGCCGCATGATCGGTTCGTCCCTGGAAAAGGCCGGCTTCGAGGTCACCCGCACGATAAACGGCCGCATCGCCTGGGACCAGCTCATGGAGTGGAAGGAAGCCGCGGCCAAGGAGGGCAAGCCCATCACGGATTTCGTGCACATCCTGGTCTCGGACATCGAGATGCCGGCCATGGACGGGCACAGCCTCACGCGCAAGGTCAAGGAGGACCCGGTGCTGCGGCAGTTGCCGGTGATCCTTTTCTCGTCGCTTATCACCGACAGCCTGCGCCACAAGGGCGAGGCGGTCGGAGCCGACGACCAGATATCGAAGCCCGAGATGCTGCAACTGGCCGAGCGGGCCCGGGCCCTGGCCTGGGAACGCCTGGCCGCCGCGGTGTAG
- a CDS encoding N-acetylmuramoyl-L-alanine amidase → MASRRLRLIPPLLALAAALAILPAAAGAQCRQAGLAVAVDAGHGPKAPGATSARGLPEYGFNRRLAGQVVAALRAAGFPRAFLLDPDGRDLPPAARAARANAAGAGLLVSIHHDAVQPRYLETWTVDGQPRRFCDRFAGYSLFYSGRNPFAAQSLELARAIGRELTAAGLPFTRHHAEAIPGEGRPLVDDSVGVYRYDGLAVLAGARAPAVLVEAGVIVNRAEEAELAGAARQEQTARAVAKGVERWCAAQNGR, encoded by the coding sequence ATGGCCAGCCGCCGACTTCGCCTGATTCCACCCTTGCTCGCCCTGGCGGCGGCCCTGGCCATCCTGCCGGCCGCCGCCGGGGCGCAGTGCCGCCAGGCCGGGCTGGCCGTGGCCGTGGACGCCGGCCACGGTCCCAAGGCCCCCGGCGCCACCAGCGCCCGGGGCCTGCCCGAATACGGCTTCAACCGGCGCCTGGCCGGGCAGGTCGTGGCCGCCCTGCGCGCGGCCGGCTTTCCCAGAGCCTTCCTCCTCGACCCCGACGGCCGCGACCTGCCCCCGGCCGCCCGGGCGGCCCGGGCCAACGCCGCCGGGGCGGGGCTGCTCGTCTCCATCCACCACGACGCGGTCCAGCCGCGCTACCTGGAGACCTGGACCGTGGACGGCCAGCCCCGGCGCTTTTGCGACCGCTTCGCCGGCTATTCGCTCTTCTACTCCGGCCGCAACCCCTTCGCGGCCCAAAGCCTGGAACTGGCCCGGGCCATCGGCCGGGAACTGACCGCCGCCGGCCTGCCGTTTACCCGCCACCACGCCGAGGCCATCCCGGGCGAAGGCCGGCCCCTGGTCGACGACAGCGTGGGCGTCTATCGCTACGACGGCCTGGCCGTGCTTGCCGGGGCGCGCGCGCCGGCGGTCCTCGTCGAGGCCGGGGTCATCGTCAACCGGGCCGAGGAGGCCGAGCTTGCCGGCGCGGCCCGCCAGGAGCAAACCGCCCGGGCCGTGGCCAAGGGGGTGGAACGCTGGTGCGCCGCCCAAAACGGGCGTTGA
- a CDS encoding MTH1187 family thiamine-binding protein, producing MSAILDFSIFPLDKGVSLSAYVARAVKIVKESGLPYVFSPMSTSIEGEWDEVMAVVTRCKEALMADCGRIHLVIRVDLRDGPGGRLESKIRAVEEKL from the coding sequence GTGAGCGCCATCTTGGATTTCTCCATCTTCCCCCTGGACAAGGGCGTGAGCCTGTCGGCCTACGTGGCCAGGGCCGTAAAGATCGTCAAGGAAAGCGGGCTGCCCTACGTCTTTTCGCCCATGTCCACCAGCATCGAGGGCGAATGGGACGAGGTCATGGCCGTGGTCACCCGCTGCAAGGAGGCCCTTATGGCGGACTGCGGCCGCATCCACCTGGTCATACGCGTGGATTTGCGCGACGGCCCTGGCGGGCGCCTGGAGTCCAAGATCCGGGCCGTGGAGGAAAAACTGTAG
- the pbpC gene encoding penicillin-binding protein 1C, with product MRQGGPIGEARATRRFFRRRRAVLVAGLALALCAALGLGLATARLPFPLAVLSPPASTVVAARNGLPLRLYLAPDEAWRFPTRLAAIAPILPRLIVAAEDRHFFRHPGVNPLSLARAALSNLRAGHVVSGGSTITMQLARLAEPKPRTLAGKCREALAALALERRLSKAAILERYCNMAPYGGNIVGIGAASLLYFGKTPDRLSLAEAALFTVIPRAPSALDPLRHPGEAKAARDALLAAMARRGVIDAKAAAEAMGAPVPAKLAAPPFVAPQFCELARQAAPAAIRVDTTLDPAVQKAVADILRGRRAGLAAQGIGAAAAVVLDVASRDVLALVGSTDFFGDARFGQINGAVIRRSPGSALKPFLYAMGLDAGLVFPQSQLLDIPTAFAGYKPKNYDGLFRGRVTTEQALVTSLNVPAVRLLHAVGPAPFLDTLRLAGLSSLDKPAGHYGLSLVLGGGEVTLLALANAYADLASLGEHRPPRLLAGPAGPGTRLFSPEAAAMVTEMLAKVERPDLPTSWDRALAVPAVAWKTGTSYGHRDAWAIGYSADRVIGVWVGNMDGTPVKGISGAVHAGPILFELFRAVEPRGSRLAVPSWCNIREVEVCADSRELPGPDCPRRVPARIVPGVTRLGPCPVHGRQLVDAASGKALSADCLASHEAASVVVSRYPAELVSWWRATGIPFEAPPEPEPGCGAPAGQGPRIVSPSPATPYVYRRDAPAEAQRIALSADAPADSRRLSWYADGELIAQGGPGERLFWQPSPGRKRLVCVDDLGRLDAVTVRVE from the coding sequence GTGCGTCAAGGCGGCCCCATAGGCGAGGCCCGGGCGACGCGGCGTTTTTTCCGGCGCCGCCGTGCCGTCCTCGTCGCCGGGCTGGCCCTGGCCCTGTGCGCCGCCCTGGGCCTGGGCCTGGCCACGGCCCGGCTCCCCTTTCCCCTGGCCGTGCTGTCGCCGCCGGCCTCGACGGTGGTCGCGGCCCGAAACGGCCTGCCCCTGCGCCTCTACCTGGCCCCGGACGAGGCCTGGCGTTTCCCCACCCGGCTTGCCGCCATCGCCCCCATCCTGCCGCGCCTGATCGTCGCCGCCGAGGACCGGCATTTTTTCCGCCACCCCGGGGTCAATCCCCTGTCCCTGGCCCGGGCCGCCCTGTCCAACCTGCGGGCCGGGCACGTCGTCTCGGGCGGCTCGACCATCACCATGCAACTGGCAAGGCTGGCCGAACCCAAGCCGCGCACCCTGGCCGGCAAGTGCCGCGAGGCCCTGGCCGCCCTGGCCCTGGAACGGCGCCTGTCCAAGGCGGCCATCCTGGAGCGCTACTGCAACATGGCCCCCTACGGCGGCAACATCGTGGGCATCGGCGCGGCCAGCCTGCTCTACTTCGGCAAGACGCCCGACCGGCTGTCCCTGGCCGAGGCGGCCCTTTTCACCGTGATCCCCCGCGCGCCGAGCGCCCTGGACCCGTTGCGCCACCCCGGGGAAGCCAAGGCCGCCCGGGACGCGCTGCTGGCGGCCATGGCCCGCCGGGGCGTGATCGACGCCAAAGCGGCGGCCGAGGCCATGGGTGCGCCCGTGCCGGCCAAACTGGCCGCGCCGCCCTTCGTCGCGCCCCAGTTTTGCGAACTGGCCAGGCAGGCGGCGCCGGCGGCCATCCGGGTGGACACGACCCTGGACCCGGCCGTGCAGAAGGCTGTCGCGGACATCCTGCGCGGCCGCCGGGCCGGGCTTGCCGCCCAGGGCATCGGCGCAGCCGCGGCCGTGGTCCTGGACGTGGCCAGCCGCGACGTGCTGGCCCTGGTCGGCTCCACGGACTTTTTCGGCGACGCCCGCTTCGGCCAGATCAACGGCGCCGTCATCCGCCGCTCGCCCGGCTCGGCCCTCAAGCCCTTCCTCTACGCCATGGGCCTCGACGCGGGCCTGGTTTTTCCCCAAAGCCAGCTCCTGGACATCCCCACGGCCTTTGCCGGCTACAAGCCCAAGAACTACGACGGCCTGTTCCGGGGCCGGGTGACCACCGAACAGGCCCTGGTCACCTCCCTCAACGTGCCGGCGGTGCGGCTGCTCCACGCGGTGGGGCCGGCCCCCTTCCTCGACACCCTGCGCCTGGCCGGGCTGTCGAGCCTCGACAAGCCGGCCGGCCACTACGGCCTGTCCCTGGTGCTCGGCGGCGGCGAGGTGACGCTGCTGGCCCTGGCCAATGCCTACGCCGACCTGGCCAGCCTGGGCGAACACCGCCCGCCCAGGCTCCTGGCCGGCCCGGCCGGGCCGGGAACGCGGCTTTTCTCCCCCGAGGCCGCGGCCATGGTCACGGAGATGCTCGCCAAGGTGGAGCGGCCGGACCTGCCGACGTCCTGGGACCGGGCCCTGGCCGTGCCGGCCGTGGCCTGGAAGACCGGCACCTCCTACGGCCACCGCGACGCCTGGGCCATAGGCTACTCCGCCGACCGGGTCATCGGGGTGTGGGTCGGCAACATGGACGGCACGCCGGTCAAGGGCATTTCCGGCGCGGTCCATGCCGGGCCGATCCTGTTCGAGCTGTTCCGGGCCGTGGAGCCGCGCGGCTCGCGCCTGGCCGTGCCGTCGTGGTGCAACATCCGCGAGGTGGAGGTCTGCGCCGACAGCCGCGAGCTGCCCGGCCCCGACTGCCCCCGGCGCGTGCCGGCCAGGATCGTTCCCGGCGTGACGCGCCTCGGCCCCTGCCCGGTCCACGGCCGCCAGCTCGTGGACGCCGCCTCGGGCAAGGCCCTTTCCGCCGACTGCCTGGCCAGCCACGAGGCCGCCTCCGTGGTCGTTTCCCGCTATCCGGCCGAGCTCGTGTCCTGGTGGCGGGCCACGGGCATCCCCTTCGAGGCGCCGCCCGAACCCGAACCGGGCTGCGGCGCCCCGGCCGGCCAGGGGCCGCGCATCGTCTCGCCAAGCCCGGCCACGCCCTACGTCTACCGCCGCGACGCCCCGGCCGAGGCCCAGCGGATCGCGCTTAGCGCCGACGCCCCGGCCGACAGCCGCCGGCTTTCCTGGTACGCCGACGGCGAACTGATCGCCCAGGGCGGCCCCGGAGAGCGCCTTTTCTGGCAACCAAGCCCCGGCCGCAAACGGCTGGTGTGCGTCGACGATCTGGGCCGCCTGGATGCCGTGACGGTCCGCGTCGAATAA
- a CDS encoding response regulator, translating to MNELRHVLVVEDSRVQAKIISQHIAEATPFPTLVAHSLAEARQAMTEKREAIFVAILDRNLPDDPDGEIVPLATSLGIPSVVMTATFDEEVRQKLLAQNVVDYFVKTMSEMTAMERLIERLYKNQFVKALVVDDSRLFRSYLTTLLRNLNLQVLEAEDGRQALTVLKAHEDIRLVVTDYNMPHLDGFGLIEEIRAHRPKDALSIIGVSAEGGGQTVKFLKVGANDFLVKPVQAEECVCRVNQQLDMLEILANYRELCVKAAP from the coding sequence ATGAACGAACTCCGCCATGTCCTGGTCGTGGAAGACAGCCGCGTCCAGGCCAAGATCATAAGCCAGCACATCGCCGAGGCCACGCCCTTCCCCACCCTCGTGGCCCACAGCCTGGCCGAGGCCAGGCAGGCCATGACCGAAAAGCGCGAGGCCATCTTCGTGGCCATCCTGGACCGCAACCTGCCCGACGACCCCGACGGCGAGATCGTCCCCCTGGCCACGTCCCTGGGCATCCCCTCGGTGGTCATGACCGCCACCTTCGACGAGGAGGTGCGCCAGAAGCTCCTGGCCCAAAACGTGGTGGACTATTTCGTCAAGACCATGTCCGAGATGACGGCCATGGAGCGGCTCATCGAGCGGCTCTACAAGAACCAGTTCGTCAAGGCCCTGGTGGTGGACGACTCCCGGCTGTTCCGGTCGTACCTGACCACGCTGTTGCGCAACTTGAACCTCCAGGTGCTGGAGGCCGAGGACGGCCGGCAGGCCCTCACGGTCCTCAAGGCGCACGAGGACATCCGGCTGGTGGTCACCGACTACAACATGCCCCACCTCGACGGCTTCGGGCTGATCGAGGAGATCCGGGCCCACCGGCCCAAGGACGCCCTGTCCATCATCGGCGTCTCGGCCGAGGGCGGCGGCCAGACCGTCAAATTCCTCAAGGTCGGGGCCAACGACTTCCTGGTCAAGCCCGTGCAGGCCGAGGAATGCGTCTGCCGGGTCAACCAGCAGCTGGACATGCTGGAGATCCTGGCCAACTATCGCGAGTTGTGCGTCAAGGCGGCCCCATAG